The following are encoded together in the Methylorubrum sp. B1-46 genome:
- a CDS encoding DUF423 domain-containing protein, whose protein sequence is MTGLDRLLAALAAFAGGLGVAASAAAAHTSGGETLKTAAQFLLFHAPAILALTGFAAAGLTRGALTRLAAAALLIGLALFSGDLALRALTSQALFPMAAPIGGTVLMAGWVLAAVAALVPARR, encoded by the coding sequence GTGACCGGCCTCGACCGCCTCCTCGCCGCCCTGGCAGCGTTCGCCGGCGGGCTCGGCGTGGCGGCGAGCGCGGCGGCCGCTCATACCAGCGGCGGCGAGACGCTGAAGACCGCCGCGCAGTTCCTGCTGTTCCACGCGCCGGCCATCCTCGCCCTGACCGGCTTCGCCGCCGCCGGCTTGACCCGCGGCGCCCTCACCCGCCTCGCCGCGGCGGCTTTGCTCATCGGGCTCGCACTGTTCTCGGGGGATCTCGCCCTGCGGGCGCTGACCAGCCAAGCACTGTTCCCGATGGCGGCGCCGATCGGAGGAACGGTGCTGATGGCGGGATGGGTGCTCGCGGCCGTCGCCGCGCTGGTGCCGGCGCGGCGCTGA
- the yihA gene encoding ribosome biogenesis GTP-binding protein YihA/YsxC, giving the protein MLEAETDSPSPELLEAGRLLFAGEAEFTAAAPALGALPPMEGIEIAFAGRSNVGKSSLVNALTGRNTLARTSHTPGRTQQLNFFRIGGRLMLVDMPGYGYAAVEKAKVEAWTQLIHAYLKGRSNLARVYVLIDSRHGLKSIDTDLLDGLDKAAVSYQIVLTKGDALKKAEIDRRIAGIQAALAKRPAAYPEVLLTSSRDDSGVAELRASIARLLQERGA; this is encoded by the coding sequence ATGCTTGAAGCCGAGACCGACTCCCCCTCCCCCGAGCTTTTGGAAGCCGGCCGCCTGCTGTTCGCGGGCGAGGCCGAGTTCACCGCCGCCGCTCCGGCGCTCGGCGCCCTGCCGCCGATGGAAGGCATCGAGATCGCGTTCGCCGGGCGTTCCAACGTCGGCAAGTCGAGCCTCGTCAACGCGCTGACCGGCCGCAACACGCTGGCGCGCACCTCGCACACGCCGGGCCGCACCCAGCAGCTCAACTTCTTCCGCATCGGCGGGCGCTTGATGCTCGTCGACATGCCGGGCTACGGCTACGCCGCCGTCGAGAAGGCCAAGGTCGAGGCCTGGACCCAGCTGATCCACGCCTACCTGAAGGGCCGCTCGAACCTCGCGCGGGTCTACGTCCTGATCGATTCCCGGCACGGCCTGAAGTCGATCGACACCGATCTGCTCGACGGGCTCGACAAGGCGGCGGTCTCCTATCAGATCGTGCTGACCAAGGGCGACGCCCTCAAGAAGGCCGAGATCGACCGGCGCATCGCCGGCATCCAGGCGGCGCTCGCCAAGCGCCCGGCGGCCTATCCGGAAGTTCTGCTGACTTCGAGCCGCGACGACAGCGGCGTGGCGGAGCTGCGCGCCAGCATCGCCCGGCTGCTGCAGGAGCGCGGCGCGTGA